A window of Corticium candelabrum chromosome 3, ooCorCand1.1, whole genome shotgun sequence contains these coding sequences:
- the LOC134176668 gene encoding uncharacterized protein LOC134176668 isoform X2 — protein sequence MSTANRLFSIMQSVKDVALENVCKLLQWAYSNEVAVATKIAEKFCQSVEKESGRTLLHFAALLDHREAVECLLEKKADADAKDKDGKRPFDFAVIRGHMSTANRLLSIMQSVEDVALENVCKLLQWACSNKVAVATKIAAKFCQSVEKKSGRTLLHFAALLDHREAVECLLEKKADADVKDKYGKRPFDFAVRRGHMSTANRLLSIMQSVEDVALENVCKLLQWACKNEVDVATKITAKFCQSVEKESGRTLLHSAALLDHREAVECLLEKKADADAKDKYGKRPFDFALRKGHMSTANRLLLIMQSVEDVALENVCELLQWACKNEVAVATKIAEKFCQSAEKKSGRTLLHSAALLDHREAVECLLEKKADADAKDKYGKRPLDFAVIRGHMSTANRLFSIMQSVEDVALEIVCKLLQWAYSNEMDVATKIAEKFCQSVEKKSGCTLLHFAALLDHREAVECLLEKKADADAKDKDGKRPFDFAVRRCHMSTANRLFSIMQSVEDVALENVCKLLQWACKNEVDVATKIAEKFCQSVEKKSGCTLLHFAALLDHREACECLLKKKADADAKDKNGKRPHQLTDGDLRRRLIKAVDEQKYAVLYAEGTVRPEIMKLCFIGKEGAGKTTLMEVLERGLLKWIFANENQADNPECEEERTIGINVKTVDIPGVGRLSLWDYAGQGQFHKTHGLFFSSSNSFFILLVSLVKGEERQLCSVEELRQELQYWLSFLRASLDAEFIPTVLIAASHIDYCPQRRHDLQPVVDYMRELFKGKINIIEDCFVLDCRKSRSREMKQLKKVLCDVKQQFQLSAPLYPRLCQPVVSKLLPSLRNKQEDPFMEKATLMERIEQEACPGQEKKVVEKVVDFLDDSGEIAVAGDVAALDPASLHHYAIGPLIASKYFKWHVKSERNDGTVTREEAEKSINRFLKDKKIQVQLNIDKILAMSKSLGICFKVEGRDDTYMFPALLPSKHLSVMWKRDESKKVYVGRRQVCSSQTTIFSPSAFGMFQSKVHTTLDTEARLWRNGLIVSRGDSIDCHVECLVAMVDHVRSVDFVCRGGKATELECVSLLDTVMSLWRDMLDRYSPGTEYETEYLSRKHLEEHIELKEVAFYTEEKIQEAKATSKGANAAVKQVVSDDLMVESLGDLLVILPSNRMLTTAVVVHPSAVVEAVTKHGSCQWYLFGHKLGFSHDEITSLCHDKPTAASKLFAIIQVKTKQVGDVKIDELLLEICGLLPSRIDGTVKEELGIPT from the exons atgtcaacagctaatcggttgttttcaataatgcagtcagttaaagatgttgcattagag aatgtgtgtaagctgctgcagtgggcataTAGTAATGAAGTGgctgttgcaacaaagattgcagagaagttttgtcaatcagtggagaaggag tctggtcgcactttacttcactttgctgctttACTTGATCATCGTGAGGCGGTCgagtgtctgttggagaagaaggctgatgcagatgctaaagataag gatgggaagagaccttttgattttgctgtgataagaggtcacatgtcaacagctaatcggttgttatcaataatgcagtcagttgaagatgttgcattagaa aatgtgtgtaagctgctgcagtgggcatgtagtAATAAAGTGgctgttgcaacaaagattgcagcgaagttttgtcaatcagtggagaagaag tctggtcgcactttacttcactttgctgctttACTTGATCATCGTGAAGCAGTCgagtgtctgttggagaagaaggctgatgcagatgttaaagataag TATGGGAAGAgaccttttgattttgctgtgagaagaggtcacatgtcaacagctaatcggttgttatcaataatgcagtcagttgaagatgttgcattagag aatgtgtgtaagctgctgcagtgggcatgtaagaatgaagtggatgttgcaacaaagattacagcgaagttttgtcaatcagtggagaaggag tctggtcgcactttacttcactcTGCTGCTTTACTTGATCATCGTGAGGCAGTCgagtgtctgttggagaagaaggctgatgcagatgctaaagataag TATGGGAAGAgaccttttgattttgctctGAGAAaaggtcacatgtcaacagctaatcggttgttattaataatgcagtcagttgaagatgttgcattagaa aatgtgtgtgagctgctgcagtgggcatgtaaGAATGAAGTGgctgttgcaacaaagattgcagagaagttttgtcaatcagcGGAGAAGAAG tctggtcgcactttacttcactcTGCTGCTTTACTTGATCATCGTGAGGCAGTCgagtgtctgttggagaagaaggctgatgcagatgctaaagataag TATGGGAAGAGACCTTTAGATTTTGCTGTGATaagaggtcacatgtcaacagctaatcggttgttttcaataatgcagtcagttgaagatgttgcattagaa attgtgtgtaagctgctgcagtgggcataTAGTAATGAAAtggatgttgcaacaaagattgcagagaagttttgtcaatcagtggagaagaag tctggttgcactttacttcactttgctgctttacttgatcatcgtgaggcagtcgagtgtctgttggagaagaaggctgatgcagatgctaaagataag gatgggaagagaccttttgattttgctgtgagaagatgtcacatgtcaacagctaatcggttgttttcaataatgcagtcagttgaagatgttgcattagaa aatgtgtgtaagctgctgcagtgggcatgtaagaatgaagtggatgttgcaacaaagattgcagagaagttttgtcaatcagtggagaagaag tctggttgcactttacttcactttgctgctttACTTGATCATCGTGAGGCATGTGAGTGTCTGTTgaagaagaaggctgatgcagatgctaaagataag AATGGTAAGAGACCACACCAACTAACTGATGGTGACCTGAGAAGACGACTGATCAAAGCAGTA gatgaacagaagtatgcTGTTCTGTATGCTGAGGGCACAGTGAGACCAGAaatcatgaaattgtgtttcATTGGTAAAGAAGGAGCAGGAAAGACGACACTCATGGAGGTTCTCGAACGAGGATTGTTGAAGTGGATTTTTGCAAACGAGAATCAAGCAGATAACCCAGAATGTGAAGAGGAACGCACAATTGGTATCAACGTGAAAACAGTCGATATTCCAGGAGTGGGTCGCTTGTCACTGTGGGACTATGCAGGTCAAGGGCAGTTCCACAAAACACACGgtctcttcttttcttcatCCAACTCGTTCTTCATCCTGCTAGTGAGTCTAGTGAAAGGCGAGGAGAGACAACTGTGCAGTGTTGAGGAGTTGCGACAAGAGCTTCAGTATTGGCTCTCATTTCTCAGAGCCAGTTTGGATGCAGAGTTTATACCCACAGTGTTGATAGCTGCCAGTCACATAGATTACTGTCCACAGCGTCGGCATGACTTGCAGCCTGTAGTCGATTACATGCGTGAGCTATTCAAAGGCAAGATCAACATCATTGAAGATTGTTTTGTTCTCGACTGCAGGAAGAGCAGGTCACGTGAGATGAAACAACTAAAGAAAGTTCTCTGTGATGTGAAGCAGCAGTTTCAGCTG TCTGCTCCTCTGTATCCTCGTCTTTGTCAGCCAGTCGTGTCCAAgttgcttccttctcttcgtaacaaacaagaagatccTTTCATGGAGAAGGCAACACTCATGGAGAGGATTGAGCAGGAAGCATGTCcaggacaagagaagaaggttGTGGAGAAGGTAGTTGATTTTTTAGATGATTCAGGAGAG ATTGCTGTTGCTGGCGATGTGGCAGCTCTCGATCCTGCATCTCTACATCATTATGCCATCGGTCCTCTCATTGCTTCTAAGTATTTCAAATGGCACGTCAAGTCTGAAAGGAATGATGGCACagtaacaagagaagaagcagaaaagTCAATCAATCGTTTTCTGAAAGATAAGaagattcaagttcaactcaaCATAGATAAAATCCTTGCAATGAGTAAATCTCTTGGtatctgcttcaaagtggaaggcagagacgacacgtacatgtttccagctctCTTGCCTTCTaagcatctgtctgtcatgtggaagagagacgagagtaagaaagtgtatgtCGGTCGTCGTCAAGTGTGCAGCAGTCAGACGACCATCTTCAGTCCGTCTGCATTTGGTatgtttcaatctaaagttCATACGACATTAGATACAGAAGCAAGGCTGTGGAGGAATGGACTGATAGTATCACGAGGTGATTCTATTGATTGTCATGTTGAATGTTTGGTTGCCATGGTAGATCATGTTCGTTCTGTCGACTTTGTATGTCGTGGAGGTAAGGCAACAGAATTAGAATGTGTTTCCCTGCtcgacactgtcatgtctctttggagAGATATGTTAGACAGATACAGTCCAGGCACTGAATATGAGACTGAAtatctgagcagaaagcatttagAGGAACACATTGAACTGAAAGAAGTTGCTTTCTATACTGAAGAGAAAATTCAGGAAGCCAAAGCAACAAGTAAAGGAGCAAATGCTGCTGTAAAACAAGTAGTTAGTGATGATCTGATGGTGGAAAGTCTTGGCGACTTGCTAGTCATTCTACCCTCCAATAGAATGTTGACCACTGCAGTTGTTGTCCATCCCAGTGCAGTAGTGGAAGCTGTCACTAAGCATGGTTCATGTCAATGGTATTTATTTGGACATAAATTAGGTTTCAGTCACGACGAAATTACTTCGTTATGTCATGACAAACCGACTGCAGCTTCTAAATTATTTGCAATTATTCAAGTGAAGACTAAACAAGTTGGTGATGTGAAGATTGATGAGCTGCTGTTGGAGATATGTGGACTGTTGCCAAGTAGAATTGATGGTACAGTCAAAGAGGAGCTTGGAATCCCCACATGA
- the LOC134176668 gene encoding uncharacterized protein LOC134176668 isoform X5 produces the protein MSTANRLFSIMQSVKDVALENVCKLLQWAYSNEVAVATKIAEKFCQSVEKESGRTLLHFAALLDHREAVECLLEKKADADAKDKYGKRPFDFAVRRGHMSTANRLLSIMQSVEDVALENVCKLLQWACKNEVDVATKITAKFCQSVEKESGRTLLHSAALLDHREAVECLLEKKADADAKDKYGKRPFDFALRKGHMSTANRLLLIMQSVEDVALENVCELLQWACKNEVAVATKIAEKFCQSAEKKSGRTLLHSAALLDHREAVECLLEKKADADAKDKYGKRPLDFAVIRGHMSTANRLFSIMQSVEDVALEIVCKLLQWAYSNEMDVATKIAEKFCQSVEKKSGCTLLHFAALLDHREAVECLLEKKADADAKDKDGKRPFDFAVRRCHMSTANRLFSIMQSVEDVALENVCKLLQWACKNEVDVATKIAEKFCQSVEKKSGCTLLHFAALLDHREACECLLKKKADADAKDKNGKRPHQLTDGDLRRRLIKAVDEQKYAVLYAEGTVRPEIMKLCFIGKEGAGKTTLMEVLERGLLKWIFANENQADNPECEEERTIGINVKTVDIPGVGRLSLWDYAGQGQFHKTHGLFFSSSNSFFILLVSLVKGEERQLCSVEELRQELQYWLSFLRASLDAEFIPTVLIAASHIDYCPQRRHDLQPVVDYMRELFKGKINIIEDCFVLDCRKSRSREMKQLKKVLCDVKQQFQLSAPLYPRLCQPVVSKLLPSLRNKQEDPFMEKATLMERIEQEACPGQEKKVVEKVVDFLDDSGEIAVAGDVAALDPASLHHYAIGPLIASKYFKWHVKSERNDGTVTREEAEKSINRFLKDKKIQVQLNIDKILAMSKSLGICFKVEGRDDTYMFPALLPSKHLSVMWKRDESKKVYVGRRQVCSSQTTIFSPSAFGMFQSKVHTTLDTEARLWRNGLIVSRGDSIDCHVECLVAMVDHVRSVDFVCRGGKATELECVSLLDTVMSLWRDMLDRYSPGTEYETEYLSRKHLEEHIELKEVAFYTEEKIQEAKATSKGANAAVKQVVSDDLMVESLGDLLVILPSNRMLTTAVVVHPSAVVEAVTKHGSCQWYLFGHKLGFSHDEITSLCHDKPTAASKLFAIIQVKTKQVGDVKIDELLLEICGLLPSRIDGTVKEELGIPT, from the exons atgtcaacagctaatcggttgttttcaataatgcagtcagttaaagatgttgcattagag aatgtgtgtaagctgctgcagtgggcataTAGTAATGAAGTGgctgttgcaacaaagattgcagagaagttttgtcaatcagtggagaaggag tctggtcgcactttacttcactttgctgctttACTTGATCATCGTGAGGCGGTCgagtgtctgttggagaagaaggctgatgcagatgctaaagataag TATGGGAAGAgaccttttgattttgctgtgagaagaggtcacatgtcaacagctaatcggttgttatcaataatgcagtcagttgaagatgttgcattagag aatgtgtgtaagctgctgcagtgggcatgtaagaatgaagtggatgttgcaacaaagattacagcgaagttttgtcaatcagtggagaaggag tctggtcgcactttacttcactcTGCTGCTTTACTTGATCATCGTGAGGCAGTCgagtgtctgttggagaagaaggctgatgcagatgctaaagataag TATGGGAAGAgaccttttgattttgctctGAGAAaaggtcacatgtcaacagctaatcggttgttattaataatgcagtcagttgaagatgttgcattagaa aatgtgtgtgagctgctgcagtgggcatgtaaGAATGAAGTGgctgttgcaacaaagattgcagagaagttttgtcaatcagcGGAGAAGAAG tctggtcgcactttacttcactcTGCTGCTTTACTTGATCATCGTGAGGCAGTCgagtgtctgttggagaagaaggctgatgcagatgctaaagataag TATGGGAAGAGACCTTTAGATTTTGCTGTGATaagaggtcacatgtcaacagctaatcggttgttttcaataatgcagtcagttgaagatgttgcattagaa attgtgtgtaagctgctgcagtgggcataTAGTAATGAAAtggatgttgcaacaaagattgcagagaagttttgtcaatcagtggagaagaag tctggttgcactttacttcactttgctgctttacttgatcatcgtgaggcagtcgagtgtctgttggagaagaaggctgatgcagatgctaaagataag gatgggaagagaccttttgattttgctgtgagaagatgtcacatgtcaacagctaatcggttgttttcaataatgcagtcagttgaagatgttgcattagaa aatgtgtgtaagctgctgcagtgggcatgtaagaatgaagtggatgttgcaacaaagattgcagagaagttttgtcaatcagtggagaagaag tctggttgcactttacttcactttgctgctttACTTGATCATCGTGAGGCATGTGAGTGTCTGTTgaagaagaaggctgatgcagatgctaaagataag AATGGTAAGAGACCACACCAACTAACTGATGGTGACCTGAGAAGACGACTGATCAAAGCAGTA gatgaacagaagtatgcTGTTCTGTATGCTGAGGGCACAGTGAGACCAGAaatcatgaaattgtgtttcATTGGTAAAGAAGGAGCAGGAAAGACGACACTCATGGAGGTTCTCGAACGAGGATTGTTGAAGTGGATTTTTGCAAACGAGAATCAAGCAGATAACCCAGAATGTGAAGAGGAACGCACAATTGGTATCAACGTGAAAACAGTCGATATTCCAGGAGTGGGTCGCTTGTCACTGTGGGACTATGCAGGTCAAGGGCAGTTCCACAAAACACACGgtctcttcttttcttcatCCAACTCGTTCTTCATCCTGCTAGTGAGTCTAGTGAAAGGCGAGGAGAGACAACTGTGCAGTGTTGAGGAGTTGCGACAAGAGCTTCAGTATTGGCTCTCATTTCTCAGAGCCAGTTTGGATGCAGAGTTTATACCCACAGTGTTGATAGCTGCCAGTCACATAGATTACTGTCCACAGCGTCGGCATGACTTGCAGCCTGTAGTCGATTACATGCGTGAGCTATTCAAAGGCAAGATCAACATCATTGAAGATTGTTTTGTTCTCGACTGCAGGAAGAGCAGGTCACGTGAGATGAAACAACTAAAGAAAGTTCTCTGTGATGTGAAGCAGCAGTTTCAGCTG TCTGCTCCTCTGTATCCTCGTCTTTGTCAGCCAGTCGTGTCCAAgttgcttccttctcttcgtaacaaacaagaagatccTTTCATGGAGAAGGCAACACTCATGGAGAGGATTGAGCAGGAAGCATGTCcaggacaagagaagaaggttGTGGAGAAGGTAGTTGATTTTTTAGATGATTCAGGAGAG ATTGCTGTTGCTGGCGATGTGGCAGCTCTCGATCCTGCATCTCTACATCATTATGCCATCGGTCCTCTCATTGCTTCTAAGTATTTCAAATGGCACGTCAAGTCTGAAAGGAATGATGGCACagtaacaagagaagaagcagaaaagTCAATCAATCGTTTTCTGAAAGATAAGaagattcaagttcaactcaaCATAGATAAAATCCTTGCAATGAGTAAATCTCTTGGtatctgcttcaaagtggaaggcagagacgacacgtacatgtttccagctctCTTGCCTTCTaagcatctgtctgtcatgtggaagagagacgagagtaagaaagtgtatgtCGGTCGTCGTCAAGTGTGCAGCAGTCAGACGACCATCTTCAGTCCGTCTGCATTTGGTatgtttcaatctaaagttCATACGACATTAGATACAGAAGCAAGGCTGTGGAGGAATGGACTGATAGTATCACGAGGTGATTCTATTGATTGTCATGTTGAATGTTTGGTTGCCATGGTAGATCATGTTCGTTCTGTCGACTTTGTATGTCGTGGAGGTAAGGCAACAGAATTAGAATGTGTTTCCCTGCtcgacactgtcatgtctctttggagAGATATGTTAGACAGATACAGTCCAGGCACTGAATATGAGACTGAAtatctgagcagaaagcatttagAGGAACACATTGAACTGAAAGAAGTTGCTTTCTATACTGAAGAGAAAATTCAGGAAGCCAAAGCAACAAGTAAAGGAGCAAATGCTGCTGTAAAACAAGTAGTTAGTGATGATCTGATGGTGGAAAGTCTTGGCGACTTGCTAGTCATTCTACCCTCCAATAGAATGTTGACCACTGCAGTTGTTGTCCATCCCAGTGCAGTAGTGGAAGCTGTCACTAAGCATGGTTCATGTCAATGGTATTTATTTGGACATAAATTAGGTTTCAGTCACGACGAAATTACTTCGTTATGTCATGACAAACCGACTGCAGCTTCTAAATTATTTGCAATTATTCAAGTGAAGACTAAACAAGTTGGTGATGTGAAGATTGATGAGCTGCTGTTGGAGATATGTGGACTGTTGCCAAGTAGAATTGATGGTACAGTCAAAGAGGAGCTTGGAATCCCCACATGA
- the LOC134176668 gene encoding uncharacterized protein LOC134176668 isoform X6 has product MSTANRLLSIMQSVEDVALENVWKLLQWAYINKVDVAAKIAEKFCQSVEKKCGHTLLHFAALLDHREAVKCLLEKKADADVKDKDGKRPFDFAVIRGHMSTANRLLSIMQSVEDVALENVCKLLQWACSNKVAVATKIAAKFCQSVEKKSGRTLLHFAALLDHREAVECLLEKKADADVKDKYGKRPFDFAVRRGHMSTANRLLSIMQSVEDVALENVCKLLQWACKNEVDVATKITAKFCQSVEKESGRTLLHSAALLDHREAVECLLEKKADADAKDKYGKRPFDFALRKGHMSTANRLLLIMQSVEDVALENVCELLQWACKNEVAVATKIAEKFCQSAEKKSGRTLLHSAALLDHREAVECLLEKKADADAKDKYGKRPLDFAVIRGHMSTANRLFSIMQSVEDVALEIVCKLLQWAYSNEMDVATKIAEKFCQSVEKKSGCTLLHFAALLDHREAVECLLEKKADADAKDKDGKRPFDFAVRRCHMSTANRLFSIMQSVEDVALENVCKLLQWACKNEVDVATKIAEKFCQSVEKKSGCTLLHFAALLDHREACECLLKKKADADAKDKNGKRPHQLTDGDLRRRLIKAVDEQKYAVLYAEGTVRPEIMKLCFIGKEGAGKTTLMEVLERGLLKWIFANENQADNPECEEERTIGINVKTVDIPGVGRLSLWDYAGQGQFHKTHGLFFSSSNSFFILLVSLVKGEERQLCSVEELRQELQYWLSFLRASLDAEFIPTVLIAASHIDYCPQRRHDLQPVVDYMRELFKGKINIIEDCFVLDCRKSRSREMKQLKKVLCDVKQQFQLSAPLYPRLCQPVVSKLLPSLRNKQEDPFMEKATLMERIEQEACPGQEKKVVEKVVDFLDDSGEIAVAGDVAALDPASLHHYAIGPLIASKYFKWHVKSERNDGTVTREEAEKSINRFLKDKKIQVQLNIDKILAMSKSLGICFKVEGRDDTYMFPALLPSKHLSVMWKRDESKKVYVGRRQVCSSQTTIFSPSAFGMFQSKVHTTLDTEARLWRNGLIVSRGDSIDCHVECLVAMVDHVRSVDFVCRGGKATELECVSLLDTVMSLWRDMLDRYSPGTEYETEYLSRKHLEEHIELKEVAFYTEEKIQEAKATSKGANAAVKQVVSDDLMVESLGDLLVILPSNRMLTTAVVVHPSAVVEAVTKHGSCQWYLFGHKLGFSHDEITSLCHDKPTAASKLFAIIQVKTKQVGDVKIDELLLEICGLLPSRIDGTVKEELGIPT; this is encoded by the exons atgtcaacagctaatcggttgttatcaataatgcagtcagttgaagatgttgcattagag aatgtgtggaagctgctgcagtgggcataTATTAATAAAGTGGATGTTGCAgcaaagattgcagagaagttttgtcaatcagtggagaagaag tgtggtcacactttacttcactttgctgctttacttgatcatcgtgaggcagtcaagtgtctgttggagaagaaggctgatgcagatgttaaagataag gatgggaagagaccttttgattttgctgtgataagaggtcacatgtcaacagctaatcggttgttatcaataatgcagtcagttgaagatgttgcattagaa aatgtgtgtaagctgctgcagtgggcatgtagtAATAAAGTGgctgttgcaacaaagattgcagcgaagttttgtcaatcagtggagaagaag tctggtcgcactttacttcactttgctgctttACTTGATCATCGTGAAGCAGTCgagtgtctgttggagaagaaggctgatgcagatgttaaagataag TATGGGAAGAgaccttttgattttgctgtgagaagaggtcacatgtcaacagctaatcggttgttatcaataatgcagtcagttgaagatgttgcattagag aatgtgtgtaagctgctgcagtgggcatgtaagaatgaagtggatgttgcaacaaagattacagcgaagttttgtcaatcagtggagaaggag tctggtcgcactttacttcactcTGCTGCTTTACTTGATCATCGTGAGGCAGTCgagtgtctgttggagaagaaggctgatgcagatgctaaagataag TATGGGAAGAgaccttttgattttgctctGAGAAaaggtcacatgtcaacagctaatcggttgttattaataatgcagtcagttgaagatgttgcattagaa aatgtgtgtgagctgctgcagtgggcatgtaaGAATGAAGTGgctgttgcaacaaagattgcagagaagttttgtcaatcagcGGAGAAGAAG tctggtcgcactttacttcactcTGCTGCTTTACTTGATCATCGTGAGGCAGTCgagtgtctgttggagaagaaggctgatgcagatgctaaagataag TATGGGAAGAGACCTTTAGATTTTGCTGTGATaagaggtcacatgtcaacagctaatcggttgttttcaataatgcagtcagttgaagatgttgcattagaa attgtgtgtaagctgctgcagtgggcataTAGTAATGAAAtggatgttgcaacaaagattgcagagaagttttgtcaatcagtggagaagaag tctggttgcactttacttcactttgctgctttacttgatcatcgtgaggcagtcgagtgtctgttggagaagaaggctgatgcagatgctaaagataag gatgggaagagaccttttgattttgctgtgagaagatgtcacatgtcaacagctaatcggttgttttcaataatgcagtcagttgaagatgttgcattagaa aatgtgtgtaagctgctgcagtgggcatgtaagaatgaagtggatgttgcaacaaagattgcagagaagttttgtcaatcagtggagaagaag tctggttgcactttacttcactttgctgctttACTTGATCATCGTGAGGCATGTGAGTGTCTGTTgaagaagaaggctgatgcagatgctaaagataag AATGGTAAGAGACCACACCAACTAACTGATGGTGACCTGAGAAGACGACTGATCAAAGCAGTA gatgaacagaagtatgcTGTTCTGTATGCTGAGGGCACAGTGAGACCAGAaatcatgaaattgtgtttcATTGGTAAAGAAGGAGCAGGAAAGACGACACTCATGGAGGTTCTCGAACGAGGATTGTTGAAGTGGATTTTTGCAAACGAGAATCAAGCAGATAACCCAGAATGTGAAGAGGAACGCACAATTGGTATCAACGTGAAAACAGTCGATATTCCAGGAGTGGGTCGCTTGTCACTGTGGGACTATGCAGGTCAAGGGCAGTTCCACAAAACACACGgtctcttcttttcttcatCCAACTCGTTCTTCATCCTGCTAGTGAGTCTAGTGAAAGGCGAGGAGAGACAACTGTGCAGTGTTGAGGAGTTGCGACAAGAGCTTCAGTATTGGCTCTCATTTCTCAGAGCCAGTTTGGATGCAGAGTTTATACCCACAGTGTTGATAGCTGCCAGTCACATAGATTACTGTCCACAGCGTCGGCATGACTTGCAGCCTGTAGTCGATTACATGCGTGAGCTATTCAAAGGCAAGATCAACATCATTGAAGATTGTTTTGTTCTCGACTGCAGGAAGAGCAGGTCACGTGAGATGAAACAACTAAAGAAAGTTCTCTGTGATGTGAAGCAGCAGTTTCAGCTG TCTGCTCCTCTGTATCCTCGTCTTTGTCAGCCAGTCGTGTCCAAgttgcttccttctcttcgtaacaaacaagaagatccTTTCATGGAGAAGGCAACACTCATGGAGAGGATTGAGCAGGAAGCATGTCcaggacaagagaagaaggttGTGGAGAAGGTAGTTGATTTTTTAGATGATTCAGGAGAG ATTGCTGTTGCTGGCGATGTGGCAGCTCTCGATCCTGCATCTCTACATCATTATGCCATCGGTCCTCTCATTGCTTCTAAGTATTTCAAATGGCACGTCAAGTCTGAAAGGAATGATGGCACagtaacaagagaagaagcagaaaagTCAATCAATCGTTTTCTGAAAGATAAGaagattcaagttcaactcaaCATAGATAAAATCCTTGCAATGAGTAAATCTCTTGGtatctgcttcaaagtggaaggcagagacgacacgtacatgtttccagctctCTTGCCTTCTaagcatctgtctgtcatgtggaagagagacgagagtaagaaagtgtatgtCGGTCGTCGTCAAGTGTGCAGCAGTCAGACGACCATCTTCAGTCCGTCTGCATTTGGTatgtttcaatctaaagttCATACGACATTAGATACAGAAGCAAGGCTGTGGAGGAATGGACTGATAGTATCACGAGGTGATTCTATTGATTGTCATGTTGAATGTTTGGTTGCCATGGTAGATCATGTTCGTTCTGTCGACTTTGTATGTCGTGGAGGTAAGGCAACAGAATTAGAATGTGTTTCCCTGCtcgacactgtcatgtctctttggagAGATATGTTAGACAGATACAGTCCAGGCACTGAATATGAGACTGAAtatctgagcagaaagcatttagAGGAACACATTGAACTGAAAGAAGTTGCTTTCTATACTGAAGAGAAAATTCAGGAAGCCAAAGCAACAAGTAAAGGAGCAAATGCTGCTGTAAAACAAGTAGTTAGTGATGATCTGATGGTGGAAAGTCTTGGCGACTTGCTAGTCATTCTACCCTCCAATAGAATGTTGACCACTGCAGTTGTTGTCCATCCCAGTGCAGTAGTGGAAGCTGTCACTAAGCATGGTTCATGTCAATGGTATTTATTTGGACATAAATTAGGTTTCAGTCACGACGAAATTACTTCGTTATGTCATGACAAACCGACTGCAGCTTCTAAATTATTTGCAATTATTCAAGTGAAGACTAAACAAGTTGGTGATGTGAAGATTGATGAGCTGCTGTTGGAGATATGTGGACTGTTGCCAAGTAGAATTGATGGTACAGTCAAAGAGGAGCTTGGAATCCCCACATGA